The following are encoded in a window of Fusarium verticillioides 7600 chromosome 6, whole genome shotgun sequence genomic DNA:
- a CDS encoding CAMK/CAMKL/GIN4 protein kinase (At least one base has a quality score < 10), translating into MADTMVATVRSPLSEASNRINSNYPTQESQRHKPRYDRPNSLVVNNTGRTNHGHPTAYFSGRAPTQQQPTVSAPQEQATLKPPSDMDDERRHSAASYDSSGSGRSKKNYKTHIGPWQLGRTLGKGSSARVRLCRHTGTNQLAAVKIVNRRMAYLVQDSSLAALSKWDNNLPDQIDGEMRVPMAIEREVAILKLIEHPNIMKLYDIWENRSEVYLILEYIDQGDLFTFINMKGRLSEEVSIFFFRQIISAISYCHSFNICHRDLKPENILISADLQIKIADFGMAALHQTDTHQLATACGSPHYAAPELLKNRQYRGDRADIWSMGVILFAMLSATLPFDDPDLRVMMARTKKGQYEMPSFLSPEAEDLIRRMLQVNPDRRITLKDIWRHPLIRKYAYLDNLCDINSQPPDIRKGFQYTPVPTKDVDPQLVRQLRSMWHMFSENDLKLKLTCDEPNDQKAFYWLLHHYREQQLEDFKPELAHSTSDYHHMKPGTWKKRVSTCEFAQPSGNGHGRSISRFTVISNATEPELAMNQELFQTERAIRSRDSHKGQSLVSVHRYSYAENGSYTGQPKRLRSGSGARRGRGTSNRNSTTGRLQSSRGSLSSMHSSRQGTPHARSLRHRRGVDFTHVRKRSTSSSNRNRSGSMPPYVTEQGSTYQIEMIRSHTPELPSLPSGMLPKVADGQDPQKRSSGQALRIALGSRYASEIFKEELRHFSSNIAKDCDEAFKSSLIEEDSIAGSLTEPDRTQYESTPFSFTIDAPEDSAPDVLELSIKSYSNRPLPPLPTPTPSYNGHSLAPTPTGSRPVTRESYSEELSSEQVEVAQPVLLTRHTERRVVSAPTYTQKHKRSAALPSINEAGAAASDKARIVSAPPHTPTKKGIDRIRGIEYLSQVENSIRVVHSPGDESPVKIPEPLNVRKKIPEPEQRNSAPAAQLRELDSASQRSVDGGTTATTLSLEPPSQDAQAARKKKLSWFKRSSKVESESSRESVEWQDCTSYLTSSDGKRSDSTSTEAPTKKKTFHFSFWKSNKQRDSVMSIASELLSPSRKQSRVW; encoded by the exons ATGGCCGATACTATGGTGGCAACCGTTCGCTCACCACTATCAGAAGCATCGAATCGAATCAACTCGAATTATCCTACTCAAGAAAGTCAGCGCCACAAGCCGCGTTATGACCGCCCTAACTCGTTGGTTGTCAACAACACCGGACGCACAAACCATGGGCATCCGACGGCATACTTTTCTGGCCGAGCTCCTACTCAACAGCAGCCTACAGTCTCAGCACCTCAAGAGCAAGCTACTTTAAAGCCTCCCAGTGATATGGACGATGAACGTCGACATTCGGCGGCATCTTACGATTCTTCAGGAAGTGGccgcagcaagaagaactACAAGACGCATATAGGGCCGTGGCAGCTAGGCAGGACCCTTGGCAAAGGCTCATCTGCGCGCGTAAGACTATGTCGCCACACAGGTACAAATCAGCTGGCTGCCGTCAAAATTGTCAACAGACGGATGGCGTATCTTGTCCAAGATAGTAGTTTGGCTGCTCTTAGCAAGTGGGACAATAATCTCCCAGATCAGATCGATGGCGAGATGCGTGTTCCCATGGCTATTGAGCGAGAAGTGGCAATTTTGAAGCTCATCGAACATCCGAACATCATGAAATTATATGATATTTGGGAGAACCGCTCAGAGGT CTACTTAATACTTGAATATATCGACCAAGGTGACTTgttcaccttcatcaacatgaagGGTCGGCTGAGCGAGGAAgtttcgatcttcttcttccgacAGATCATCAGCGCCATCTCGTACTGCCATtccttcaacatctgccATCGAGACCTAAAGCCTGAGAACATCTTAATCAGTGCTGATCTCCAGATCAAAATTGCTGATTTTGGCATGGCTGCTCTCCATCAGACTGACACACACCAACTTGCTACTGCTTGTGGCAGTCCTCACTATGCGGCACCggagctcctcaagaacagACAATACAGGGGCGATAGAGCAGATATTTGGAGCATGGGTGTTATCCTATTCGCAATGCTTTCAGCCACTCTTCCATTCGATGACCCTGATCTTCGTGTGATGATGGCTCGAACGAAGAAGGGACAGTACGAGATGCCAAGTTTCCTCAGcccagaagctgaggatctgATCAGGCGAATGTTACAGGTCAACCCCGATAGACGCATCACCCTCAAGGACATATGGCGTCATCCTCTGATTCGGAAGTATGCATATCTGGATAACCTTTGTgacatcaacagccagccGCCTGATATACGCAAAGGCTTCCAGTATACCCCAGTACCTACAAAGGATGTTGATCCGCAATTAGTTCGACAATTGCGATCTATGTGGCACATGTTTAGTGAAAATGACTTAAAGCTCAAGCTTACATGTGACGA ACCCAATGATCAAAAGGCTTTCTATTGGTTGTTACACCACTACCGCGAGCAGCAACTGGAAGACTTTAAGCCTGAGCTCGCCCACTCCACAAGTGACTATCACCACATGAAGCCCGGCACATGGAAGAAACGCGTATCGACATGCGAATTTGCACAGCCGAGCGGCAACGGTCACGGGCGTTCCATATCACGGTTCACTGTGATTTCGAATGCCACTGAACCAGAGCTAGCAATGAACCAGGAACTATTCCAGACAGAACGTGCGATACGCTCTCGTGATTCCCACAAAGGACAATCGCTAGTCAGTGTCCACCGTTACTCTTACGCAGAGAATGGTTCCTATACTGGGCAGCCCAAAAGGCTTCGAAGCGGCTCAGGTGCACGTCGCGGACGCGGAACCTCTAACCGCAATTCTACCACAGGGCGTCTTCAATCGTCTCGAGGGTCGCTCTCTTCGATGCACAGCAGTCGGCAAGGTACACCTCATGCGAGAAGTTTGCGACACAGACGCGGAGTTGACTTCACACATGTCCGGAAGCGATCGACATCATCCTCCAATCGCAATAGGAGTGGTTCAATGCCTCCTTATGTTACGGAGCAAGGTTCTACATATCAGATCGAAATGATTCGATCTCACACGCCAGAACTCCCAAGCCTACCTAGTGGCATGCTTCCAAAAGTGGCGGATGGACAGGACCCTCAAAAACGCTCTTCGGGGCAAGCGTTGCGAATCGCGCTTGGATCCCGATACGCCTCCGAAATCTTCAAAGAGGAACTGCGTCATTTTAGCAGCAATATTGCCAAGGACTGTGACGAAGCGTTTAAAAGTTCATTGATAGAAGAGGACTCCATCGCTGGCTCGCTGACTGAACCAGACCGCACCCAGTACGAATCTACACCGTTTTCCTTCACCATCGACGCGCCTGAGGATTCGGCCCCAGATGTTCTCGAGCTTTCGATTAAGTCCTACAGCAACCGGCCTCTTCCACCTCTGCCGACTCCGACGCCAAGCTACAATGGTCATTCGTTGGCACCAACACCCACTGGTTCCAGACCGGTAACTCGGGAATCTTATTCTGAAGAGTTGAGCTCAGAGCAGGTCGAGGTGGCCCAGCCAGTTCTGCTTACTAGACACACTGAGCGCCGGGTTGTCTCAGCTCCGACTTATACTCAAAAGCACAAAAGAAGTGCTGCGCTGCCATCCATTAATGAAGCTGGAGCAGCGGCCAGCGACAAGGCTCGTATCGTGTCAGCGCCTCCGCATACGCCAACAAAGAAAGGGATTGATAGAATCCGTGGCATCGAATACTTAAGCCAAGTCGAAAACAGCATTCGTGTGGTCCATTCTCCAGGTGACGAGAGCCCCGTGAAGATTCCCGAGCCACTCAACGTACGGAAGAAGATCCCTGAACCTGAACAACGAAACTCGGCCCCTGCTGCACAACTTCGAGAGTTGGACTCGGCGTCGCAACGCAGTGTGGATGGCGGCACCACGGCCACAACACTCTCGCTGGAGCCCCCTTCCCAAGATGCCCAGGCggcaaggaagaaaaagttGTCTTGGTTCAAACGATCGTCGAAAGTTGAGTCAGAATCCAGTCGGGAGTCCGTCGAGTGGCAAGATTGCACTTCGTACTTGACTTCTAGTGATGGGAAGCGAAGCGATTCAACGTCAACAGAGGCTCCAACTAAGAAGAAGACTTTCCACTTTTCTTTCTGGAAGAGCAACAAACAAAGAGACTCTGTTATGTCAATTGCCAGTGAGTTATTATCGCCATCCCGTAAGCAGAGCCGTGTGTGGTGA